A segment of the Silvanigrella aquatica genome:
TATATACATACATTCTATAAATTATGTTTTCAACCTGTTTTAATCTGTTTTTTTTTATACTATATTCCATTTGTATTTACTTTTACTTTAATGCTAATGGGCGGAAAAAATGATAACTCTGCATTTTATTCATGGATTTTTAGGTTTTTCAAGTGATTGGGATATATTTAAAGAAGATTTTAAAAAATATAATTCCGTATTTTATTCAATATCAAAATATATGACCTCATCAAATAAACAAGAAAATTCTAGTTTCATTTTATGGGCATCTAATTTTAATAAATCAGCTTTAAAAAACAAGGTTAACCAAAAAAATATTCTTATAGGTTACTCTCTTGGTGGGAGGCTTGCACTTCACACATTAATTGAAAGTAACAGATGGGACGCCGCAATTATTATTTCAGCAAATCCTGGATTAAAAAGCGAATCTGAAAAGCTAGCAAGAATTGCCAACGATAATTCATGGGCTAA
Coding sequences within it:
- a CDS encoding alpha/beta fold hydrolase, producing the protein MITLHFIHGFLGFSSDWDIFKEDFKKYNSVFYSISKYMTSSNKQENSSFILWASNFNKSALKNKVNQKNILIGYSLGGRLALHTLIESNRWDAAIIISANPGLKSESEKLARIANDNSWANRFQNENWNDVINAWNSQGVFSNMQNTLSREEKLFNKTEVVNILKEFS